A genomic window from Paenibacillus sp. FSL K6-0276 includes:
- a CDS encoding S-layer homology domain-containing protein, with product MQSISTSVKRKRGHNKYFAAVMALVLLFPGVFGGMARDIAYAQETPPQTQTDSKWYQNFEQAGADRTYGISAVGTSSTASVTDRTPGGRSRGSVRLIQTNDNNPGGGAWNTDVYGFTVSPQKDTVTEATYYDASAYNYLIFYILDADVHNPNVVIRDADGKVWNANTDQALSVKDEWTRLSIPLDKTKLDFSRIVSISLGEYWGWGNIYYFDELYFAKSADSLPPAYPDDGLEPSAPVMYQSFEQPGSDGSYGLAGQGTATVAQRVTAAAAYSSNSGSLKMVQNTYTDGEGKERNEAWNTGVYGAGIKPEGGLTVSGATYMDASPFSYLLFYVKDTTAAAGSSIHVVFKDAEGGVWDTETNAAVKTESKQWVKMTVKLDKSKIDLSRLQQIELGTYWGYGNVYYYDDLYLAQNETVASPAFEPERTALFNDFESGTGYSAGSAATAVSSGDIANAAGMAGVMVTTGKNDWPYTAGSYLSVQPKKGGTFDASAYSYLAFYLKDTQGSNGVEFRIKDANGGVWDTWGTSKSTKNKWVKMQLPLKGASKIDLTKIVSVDVGFYNAGVYYLDDMYFAMAEDDVLAGFISGTQNIGAVWYQNFETRGQDGRYGITAGTGVSTALSMEKSASAYNSASIRAVLSQDSSNPAMNGIAVSPQALEESPDKNLPYDYQPEFDATNFSHLIFYVWDERGGQTLSVQLKDAGGKTVDWQTGETTADGWNRIVMPLDKSVDFQFTRLSAVTVTPGKAGTYYLDEFYFGKKESAGFPNAGYTQLVLKDVDGEAMPYSGSLPLGSFEKQQDRTYLSLNGDWKKERTTLDSQLSAAPRDSARTAGLEEEAGGRQQTGYNDSGWAGKTLPLPEDESAVYESLSGPENKSDKSGYQGGVWYRKHFEVNSSLEGQPAQLTFLGVNYFADVWINGQYAGGHQGGYTPFALDASGLLNYGGDNVIAVRVDNPKWDTFNNGEILPYATSDWFNYTGILRDAYVEFMPDTYVVRSDVRTLDTDGHLSVRTFLNHTGKTAKQVQLSYTVYEAEIGEGNRLSEYAQDLTGTEAAAAQGNAFTVPASGQAVQTVEVKVPEPKLWSPSEPNLYILKVEQKTGGAVTDTFYTQFGIRTLEAEGVQLKLNGELAPFLTGVGYTEDSSDKGPSLDDATRYSDLLKIKEELKANFVRTGHFPHSLPTYQYADRIGLAIWQEIPAYWFSGEAFDLQRQRGQAKQMMEEMIFSNYNRPSVWFDGVSNESGGQLERVNFIQELRDAAHAIDGTRLVGQSAVANPYKGVSDHSHSPADIIGMTMYFGAFYGANTDLETQEEIEAIHALHPGKPIIATEYGYWSGDETASDTRQTTLFTGTFNAFARTATRAEDGTPNPDGLLSGAAWWTAYNWYTNITGLQTMGLYHMDRTTPKQVKDILAERYNRYNRISAGTQPKPAGISAWFQSFESGRGYLSSSAQLQLESAADSVAGNGTKSLKITAGSGADGTYAAFVPQGGAINSDLTGYNYLNFYAKDSVGDRPLSVTLVDAEGRSWTTETEGKTVKDAWTRLSVPLLKAQGVPLSSRQLNTLAITQIRIGVNASEQLWVDNFFAATYKTGAEPASYPVGSSGWFQSFEETDVQVGQGVNAAAAVDRTFGVNPGGTGSVKLEVTGDGGSPGADKQSVIIRPQGGAASIDASGFNYLAFYVKDMQGSNTVHVTFEDTDGTVSVNNWTDVGSVKGQWTKVYLPLMKTSADISHLKEIRLAEWNPGTYYFDDLYFAEYPSDEIPATYTEKIPEKNHPEGQIKVAAVGDSITAGAGLKYAGVTSYPAQLQSLLGSNFAVKNFGVSGRTLLKDGDDPYWNEAAFAASQTYAPDVVVIQLGTNDTKSWNWKEGQNQFLSNYKELIQLYQALPSQPKVFVNLPPAVFNDDPNQAYGIVNSVLQNGVIPLIRQAAEATGATLIDVNATTAGSRSDFPDKIHPNPKGAWTLADTVAKAIRGTLYNIGDTEVTTWKDGKAGAYSIMYDDGIYKSVLRFAGLHEKYSLKGTLALISGWIDDGYNDTGASTGTWDQWKALLDKGIFDVASHTVTHRNLTTLSASNVSSEFKDSVARIKEKTGFKPESLALPYNTGNAAVAAEAAKYFVAARQGGNNAGNASSTEQYYNLSSTMVESTTTAVQLDEWTDFGIAKGNWLILTGHGNDGEGWSSPPLSLYDNHYGYVSQRIDALWNGTFAEVGKYLRERQNATVKATKAASGTIEVKLEGTLDPAVYNEPLTLRTKVPAEWSEVTLTRGATSYNLKPVREGEGAFVYYEALPGTQMLVISKKGTSVTSPDTGTGTPASSVSAGATDGAKSVLAPGTAELTKALAAAPADINGVRTLTFKAGSAAGKTIFELQLPASYLASMKQVRIQFITPAGSLLLPGDMFAGMAKEAKQIAVSVKLADLSGADEDVKQAAGSRPAVELGAAVDGNPVSWQNNLATVTFRTPYQLSSAEALNPSQLTFWQIGKDGKGQPVVSGRYDSVGGEMLFTTHHFSRYAVVSVAKSFGDLGRYGWAQAAVEALASKGAIRGVSQHSYSPAQTITRADAVVMIMRLFDLRAQASHSFTDIAQADYYYEDVNAARTLGIVRGSGSGEFRPEQPVTRQEMMMMLDSAMLAAGKERSGGSGEALPEFRDASQVSAYARESVARAVSAGLFQGYNGYLQPVSPITRAEAAVTLYRLYGIMY from the coding sequence ATGCAGTCCATAAGCACATCGGTAAAGCGCAAGCGGGGGCATAACAAATATTTCGCGGCGGTCATGGCACTGGTTTTACTGTTCCCGGGCGTGTTCGGGGGAATGGCACGAGATATCGCTTACGCGCAGGAGACGCCACCGCAGACGCAGACAGACAGCAAGTGGTATCAGAACTTTGAGCAGGCCGGGGCGGATAGAACCTATGGAATTTCTGCCGTCGGCACCTCATCAACAGCGTCGGTTACAGACCGGACACCGGGAGGCAGAAGTCGGGGAAGTGTGCGCCTGATTCAGACGAACGACAATAATCCCGGCGGCGGAGCCTGGAACACCGATGTTTACGGATTCACGGTATCGCCGCAGAAGGATACAGTTACAGAAGCGACCTATTATGATGCTTCTGCCTATAACTATTTAATTTTTTACATTCTGGACGCCGATGTTCATAACCCGAATGTTGTCATCCGGGATGCAGACGGGAAAGTATGGAATGCCAATACGGACCAGGCGCTGTCCGTGAAGGATGAGTGGACGAGGCTTTCGATTCCGCTCGATAAGACAAAACTCGATTTTTCGCGGATTGTCTCCATTTCGCTGGGCGAGTATTGGGGCTGGGGCAACATCTATTATTTTGACGAGCTGTACTTTGCCAAATCTGCTGACTCTCTGCCGCCTGCTTATCCGGATGATGGCTTAGAGCCGTCGGCGCCTGTCATGTACCAGAGCTTCGAACAACCCGGCAGTGATGGCAGCTATGGCTTGGCAGGTCAGGGAACCGCGACGGTCGCCCAGCGTGTCACTGCGGCTGCTGCTTATTCCTCAAACTCCGGCAGTCTTAAAATGGTGCAGAATACCTATACGGACGGGGAAGGGAAGGAACGGAACGAAGCCTGGAACACCGGTGTTTATGGAGCCGGAATTAAACCTGAGGGCGGCTTGACCGTATCCGGTGCGACGTATATGGATGCTTCCCCCTTCAGTTATCTGTTGTTCTACGTCAAGGATACGACAGCGGCAGCCGGATCCAGTATTCATGTTGTATTCAAGGATGCCGAAGGCGGGGTCTGGGATACGGAAACAAACGCAGCGGTCAAGACGGAGTCGAAGCAATGGGTGAAAATGACCGTAAAGTTGGACAAATCGAAAATTGATTTGTCCAGACTGCAGCAGATTGAGCTCGGAACGTACTGGGGTTACGGTAATGTGTACTACTACGATGATCTTTATCTGGCCCAGAACGAAACGGTTGCTTCGCCTGCCTTTGAGCCAGAGCGCACGGCCTTGTTCAATGATTTCGAGAGCGGAACCGGCTACTCCGCAGGCAGCGCTGCCACCGCCGTATCCTCAGGTGATATAGCCAACGCAGCGGGCATGGCCGGTGTCATGGTCACGACGGGCAAAAATGACTGGCCTTATACGGCCGGGAGTTATTTGAGCGTACAGCCCAAAAAAGGCGGTACGTTCGATGCGTCGGCTTATTCATATCTTGCTTTCTATCTGAAGGACACCCAGGGCAGCAATGGAGTGGAATTCCGCATCAAGGACGCCAACGGGGGCGTCTGGGACACGTGGGGAACCTCCAAATCGACCAAGAATAAATGGGTCAAAATGCAGCTTCCGCTTAAAGGTGCCTCAAAGATTGACCTGACAAAAATCGTATCGGTCGACGTCGGCTTTTACAATGCCGGAGTGTATTATCTCGATGATATGTATTTTGCCATGGCCGAAGACGATGTGCTGGCCGGCTTCATCAGCGGAACCCAGAATATCGGAGCGGTCTGGTATCAGAATTTCGAGACGAGAGGGCAGGACGGACGATACGGGATTACGGCCGGTACCGGGGTGAGTACCGCACTCAGCATGGAGAAATCGGCGAGTGCATACAACTCTGCGAGCATTCGGGCTGTGCTGTCCCAGGATTCGTCCAACCCTGCCATGAATGGGATAGCCGTCAGTCCGCAGGCGCTCGAAGAGTCTCCGGACAAGAACCTGCCATATGACTATCAGCCGGAGTTCGACGCCACAAATTTTAGCCATCTGATCTTTTATGTGTGGGATGAGCGGGGCGGCCAGACGCTGTCCGTACAGTTGAAGGATGCTGGCGGCAAAACGGTAGACTGGCAGACCGGAGAGACGACAGCAGACGGCTGGAATCGGATCGTCATGCCTTTGGACAAGAGCGTGGATTTCCAATTTACACGCCTTAGTGCAGTGACGGTGACGCCGGGGAAAGCGGGGACCTATTATCTGGATGAGTTTTATTTCGGTAAAAAAGAAAGCGCAGGCTTCCCGAATGCTGGCTATACGCAATTGGTGCTGAAGGATGTGGACGGCGAAGCGATGCCCTATTCGGGCAGTCTGCCGCTAGGTTCTTTCGAGAAGCAGCAGGACAGAACGTACCTCTCTTTAAACGGAGACTGGAAAAAAGAAAGAACCACCCTGGATTCCCAGCTGTCAGCAGCACCCCGGGACAGCGCCAGAACTGCCGGCCTTGAGGAAGAGGCGGGCGGCAGACAGCAGACGGGTTACAACGACTCCGGCTGGGCCGGCAAGACGCTGCCTCTCCCGGAGGATGAGAGCGCGGTTTACGAATCTCTGAGCGGACCGGAGAACAAGAGTGACAAGTCGGGTTATCAGGGCGGGGTATGGTACCGCAAGCATTTTGAGGTGAATAGTTCTCTTGAGGGGCAGCCTGCACAGCTTACTTTCCTCGGCGTCAACTATTTCGCGGATGTATGGATCAATGGACAATATGCGGGCGGGCATCAGGGCGGCTACACGCCGTTCGCACTGGACGCTTCCGGTCTATTGAACTATGGCGGCGACAATGTGATCGCGGTGCGGGTCGACAATCCGAAATGGGACACGTTCAATAACGGGGAAATACTGCCGTACGCGACGTCCGACTGGTTCAACTACACAGGAATCCTGCGGGACGCCTACGTTGAATTTATGCCGGACACCTATGTGGTGCGCAGTGATGTGCGTACGCTGGATACGGATGGACATCTGTCGGTCCGCACCTTTCTGAATCATACGGGCAAAACGGCGAAGCAGGTTCAGCTATCCTATACAGTCTACGAAGCGGAGATCGGAGAGGGTAACCGGCTCAGCGAATATGCGCAGGACCTGACGGGTACGGAAGCAGCCGCGGCGCAAGGAAACGCATTTACGGTTCCGGCCAGCGGGCAGGCTGTACAAACGGTCGAGGTGAAAGTACCTGAGCCGAAGCTGTGGAGTCCGTCTGAACCGAATCTGTATATTTTAAAGGTAGAGCAGAAGACCGGCGGAGCAGTAACGGACACCTTCTATACCCAGTTCGGTATCCGTACACTGGAAGCGGAGGGTGTACAGCTTAAGCTGAACGGAGAGTTGGCCCCGTTCCTCACCGGGGTCGGTTATACGGAGGACAGCAGCGACAAAGGACCTTCGCTGGATGATGCTACCCGGTACAGCGACCTGCTGAAGATCAAGGAGGAGCTGAAGGCCAATTTCGTCCGGACCGGGCATTTCCCGCACAGCCTGCCGACCTATCAGTATGCCGACCGGATCGGCCTGGCCATCTGGCAGGAAATTCCGGCCTATTGGTTCAGCGGAGAAGCCTTCGACCTGCAGCGTCAGCGGGGCCAGGCCAAGCAAATGATGGAGGAAATGATCTTCAGTAATTACAACCGGCCTTCCGTCTGGTTTGACGGAGTCAGCAATGAGTCAGGCGGGCAGCTGGAGCGTGTCAACTTTATCCAAGAGCTGCGCGACGCTGCACATGCCATCGACGGAACAAGACTGGTTGGCCAGTCCGCCGTGGCGAATCCGTACAAAGGCGTGAGCGACCATTCGCATTCCCCGGCGGATATCATCGGAATGACCATGTATTTCGGCGCCTTCTACGGTGCGAATACAGACTTGGAGACACAGGAGGAAATCGAGGCCATACATGCGCTGCATCCGGGCAAGCCGATCATCGCCACAGAGTACGGCTACTGGTCGGGTGACGAAACCGCCTCGGACACAAGGCAGACGACGCTGTTCACCGGCACCTTCAATGCCTTTGCCCGCACAGCTACCCGGGCGGAGGACGGAACGCCGAACCCGGACGGACTGCTGAGCGGCGCGGCCTGGTGGACTGCATATAACTGGTATACCAATATTACGGGCCTGCAGACGATGGGCCTGTATCATATGGACCGGACAACGCCGAAGCAGGTGAAGGATATTCTGGCGGAGCGGTATAACCGGTATAACCGGATTTCGGCCGGAACGCAGCCGAAGCCGGCCGGTATTTCGGCTTGGTTCCAGAGCTTTGAGTCGGGCCGGGGCTATTTATCTTCATCCGCTCAGCTGCAGCTGGAATCAGCAGCGGACAGTGTGGCCGGCAACGGCACGAAGAGTCTCAAGATCACAGCGGGCTCCGGTGCGGACGGAACTTATGCCGCATTTGTTCCGCAGGGCGGCGCGATCAACAGTGATTTGACAGGCTACAATTACCTGAACTTCTACGCCAAGGACAGCGTGGGGGACAGACCTCTTTCCGTTACGCTCGTGGATGCCGAGGGGCGTTCCTGGACAACGGAGACGGAAGGGAAGACGGTGAAAGACGCATGGACGCGGCTGAGTGTTCCGCTTCTGAAGGCGCAGGGCGTTCCGCTGTCCAGCCGGCAGCTGAATACGCTGGCGATTACCCAGATCAGGATCGGCGTGAACGCTTCTGAGCAGCTATGGGTCGACAACTTCTTCGCGGCAACCTACAAGACCGGAGCGGAGCCCGCTTCGTATCCTGTAGGTTCCAGCGGCTGGTTCCAGTCTTTTGAGGAGACAGACGTGCAGGTCGGCCAGGGTGTGAATGCCGCCGCAGCGGTGGACCGGACATTTGGGGTCAATCCTGGGGGAACGGGAAGTGTGAAGCTGGAAGTCACTGGAGACGGCGGCTCACCGGGAGCGGATAAGCAATCTGTCATCATTAGGCCCCAGGGCGGCGCAGCTTCCATAGATGCTTCCGGCTTCAATTATCTGGCCTTCTATGTTAAGGATATGCAGGGATCGAACACCGTCCACGTTACCTTTGAGGATACGGACGGCACGGTCTCCGTGAACAACTGGACCGATGTCGGTTCAGTCAAGGGGCAGTGGACGAAGGTGTATCTTCCGCTGATGAAGACCTCTGCGGATATCAGCCATCTGAAGGAAATCCGGTTGGCGGAGTGGAATCCAGGCACCTATTATTTTGACGATCTGTACTTCGCCGAATATCCGTCGGATGAAATTCCCGCCACGTATACGGAAAAGATTCCGGAGAAGAACCATCCGGAAGGCCAAATCAAGGTGGCAGCGGTCGGCGATAGCATCACAGCAGGAGCCGGGCTGAAATATGCCGGGGTAACGAGTTATCCGGCACAGCTCCAGTCGCTGCTCGGGAGCAACTTTGCCGTCAAGAACTTCGGTGTCAGCGGCCGTACGCTGCTAAAGGACGGCGACGATCCATACTGGAACGAAGCAGCATTTGCGGCCAGCCAGACTTATGCTCCAGACGTCGTGGTTATCCAGCTTGGTACCAATGACACGAAATCCTGGAACTGGAAGGAGGGGCAGAACCAGTTTCTGAGCAATTATAAAGAGCTGATTCAATTGTATCAGGCACTGCCAAGTCAGCCGAAGGTCTTTGTCAATCTGCCACCGGCAGTGTTCAACGATGATCCGAACCAGGCTTATGGTATTGTCAACTCCGTTCTGCAAAACGGGGTCATTCCTCTGATCCGGCAGGCGGCTGAAGCGACAGGCGCAACCCTGATCGACGTGAACGCGACCACAGCCGGAAGCCGCAGCGACTTCCCGGATAAGATTCATCCGAATCCGAAGGGAGCCTGGACTTTAGCCGATACAGTGGCCAAAGCCATCCGTGGCACACTTTACAACATCGGGGATACGGAGGTCACCACTTGGAAAGACGGTAAGGCCGGCGCGTATTCGATTATGTACGATGATGGTATCTACAAATCCGTTTTACGGTTTGCCGGATTGCATGAAAAATACAGTCTGAAGGGAACGCTGGCGCTCATCAGCGGCTGGATTGACGATGGTTATAATGACACTGGCGCTTCCACGGGCACGTGGGATCAGTGGAAAGCACTGCTGGATAAAGGGATTTTCGATGTAGCGAGCCATACGGTTACTCACCGGAATCTGACCACGCTCAGCGCGTCAAATGTGTCCTCCGAGTTCAAGGATTCTGTCGCCCGGATCAAGGAGAAGACCGGTTTTAAGCCGGAATCGCTGGCGCTCCCGTACAATACGGGCAATGCGGCGGTTGCGGCAGAAGCAGCCAAGTATTTCGTTGCCGCGCGCCAGGGAGGCAACAATGCCGGCAACGCCAGCAGTACAGAGCAGTATTACAATCTGAGCAGCACAATGGTTGAAAGCACGACAACGGCCGTCCAACTGGATGAGTGGACCGACTTTGGCATCGCCAAGGGCAACTGGCTGATTCTGACCGGCCATGGCAATGATGGTGAAGGCTGGTCTTCACCTCCGCTCAGCCTGTACGACAATCATTATGGATATGTATCCCAGCGGATAGATGCTCTTTGGAACGGTACCTTTGCCGAGGTGGGCAAATATTTGCGTGAAAGACAGAACGCCACGGTTAAGGCTACTAAAGCAGCTTCCGGTACAATTGAGGTTAAACTGGAGGGCACACTGGACCCGGCAGTTTACAATGAGCCGCTGACCTTGAGAACGAAGGTTCCGGCAGAATGGAGTGAGGTTACTCTCACACGGGGAGCCACTTCTTATAACCTGAAGCCGGTCCGTGAGGGTGAAGGTGCATTCGTCTATTACGAAGCCTTGCCTGGAACGCAAATGCTGGTTATCAGCAAGAAGGGAACTTCTGTTACCAGCCCTGATACCGGAACCGGCACACCGGCCTCTTCCGTCTCCGCAGGCGCAACAGACGGTGCAAAGTCTGTTCTTGCTCCCGGCACAGCGGAGCTTACGAAGGCGCTCGCCGCCGCTCCGGCGGATATCAATGGAGTGCGGACGCTTACGTTTAAGGCCGGATCAGCTGCGGGTAAGACAATATTCGAATTGCAGCTGCCTGCCTCATATCTGGCTTCGATGAAGCAGGTGCGGATCCAATTTATTACCCCTGCAGGTAGCCTGCTACTTCCGGGCGATATGTTTGCGGGCATGGCTAAAGAAGCAAAGCAGATTGCTGTGTCCGTTAAGCTCGCGGATCTGTCCGGTGCGGATGAGGACGTCAAGCAGGCTGCGGGCAGCCGTCCGGCTGTCGAACTGGGCGCTGCCGTGGACGGAAATCCTGTCAGCTGGCAGAACAATCTAGCGACCGTTACGTTCCGCACGCCTTACCAGCTTTCCTCCGCTGAAGCGCTCAACCCGTCTCAGCTGACGTTCTGGCAGATCGGTAAAGACGGAAAGGGACAGCCGGTAGTCAGCGGACGATATGACAGCGTAGGCGGTGAGATGCTATTCACCACACATCACTTCAGCCGTTATGCAGTTGTCTCTGTAGCCAAGAGTTTCGGCGATCTGGGCCGCTACGGCTGGGCGCAGGCAGCGGTGGAAGCTCTTGCCTCTAAGGGCGCCATCCGGGGAGTCTCGCAGCATTCGTATTCGCCTGCGCAAACTATTACCCGCGCGGATGCGGTAGTCATGATTATGCGGCTGTTTGATCTGCGGGCGCAAGCCTCCCATTCCTTTACGGATATAGCGCAGGCTGATTATTACTATGAAGATGTGAATGCTGCGCGGACGCTGGGCATTGTGCGCGGTTCGGGCAGTGGTGAGTTCCGGCCGGAGCAGCCGGTAACCCGTCAGGAAATGATGATGATGCTGGACAGCGCCATGCTTGCGGCAGGCAAGGAACGCTCCGGGGGCAGCGGGGAGGCATTGCCGGAATTCAGGGATGCTTCGCAGGTATCCGCTTATGCCAGGGAAAGTGTGGCCCGTGCGGTTTCGGCCGGTTTGTTCCAGGGCTATAACGGTTACTTGCAGCCCGTTTCGCCGATCACCAGGGCGGAAGCTGCTGTTACGCTTTACCGGTTGTACGGAATAATGTACTAG
- a CDS encoding LacI family DNA-binding transcriptional regulator, with translation MKNSKIIDVARIANVSPATVSRVLNDSPLVTKETQSKVLKAIQELNYTPNAMGKQLRSRKTMTLGVVVLDIGISYHAEIIKGIEQRANAMNYKILICNSQNEKKKELEYLSLLQNRTVDGIILVAPMLSDEEIAAFAGEGYTIGVIGRRLGHPNIPCSTTDNWKIGRDVVTHLAANGHRRIAFLNGYEEALDSIERLQGFKEGLAAAGLPFLSTLVEKGEFSEDGGYAAFCRLWEENGDFTAVFAANDEMALGVYKACSEYGIAIPDRMAVVGVDNIRITNYVSPKISSVEQPLYELGALLADKVIDQINGNLQQGQRNFMVDSRLVVKGSSQKGADSK, from the coding sequence ATGAAGAATAGCAAAATTATCGATGTTGCCCGGATTGCCAATGTCTCGCCCGCGACGGTATCCCGCGTATTGAACGACAGTCCGCTGGTAACTAAGGAAACGCAAAGTAAGGTATTGAAGGCCATTCAGGAATTGAACTATACACCGAACGCCATGGGCAAGCAACTCCGATCCAGGAAGACCATGACGCTGGGCGTCGTCGTACTCGATATCGGGATATCCTATCATGCCGAGATTATCAAGGGAATTGAACAAAGGGCGAACGCAATGAATTACAAAATCCTCATCTGTAACTCGCAAAATGAGAAGAAGAAGGAACTGGAGTATTTGTCACTGCTTCAGAACCGGACAGTAGACGGCATTATCCTGGTGGCGCCGATGCTGAGCGACGAAGAAATCGCGGCCTTCGCTGGTGAAGGGTACACGATTGGGGTTATCGGACGCCGGCTTGGACATCCTAATATTCCCTGCTCCACTACGGATAACTGGAAAATCGGCCGTGATGTTGTCACTCATCTGGCGGCGAACGGGCACCGGAGGATTGCTTTTTTGAACGGCTACGAGGAGGCGCTCGACAGCATCGAGCGGCTGCAAGGGTTCAAGGAGGGGCTGGCTGCGGCGGGACTTCCTTTTCTGTCAACTCTGGTTGAGAAAGGAGAATTCTCCGAAGATGGAGGATATGCAGCTTTCTGTCGGTTATGGGAAGAAAACGGCGATTTTACAGCGGTTTTTGCCGCCAATGACGAGATGGCATTAGGTGTGTACAAAGCTTGCTCTGAGTATGGCATTGCGATTCCGGACCGCATGGCGGTGGTGGGCGTCGACAATATCCGGATTACCAATTATGTATCGCCTAAGATTAGCTCAGTTGAACAGCCGCTGTACGAGTTGGGGGCGCTGCTGGCGGACAAGGTTATCGATCAGATCAATGGCAATCTTCAGCAAGGTCAAAGAAATTTTATGGTCGATTCCAGGCTGGTTGTCAAAGGTTCTTCGCAAAAAGGGGCTGATTCGAAATGA